In Fodinicola acaciae, the following proteins share a genomic window:
- the smc gene encoding chromosome segregation protein SMC, translated as MHLKSLTLKGFKSFASATHLKFEPGINCVVGPNGSGKSNVVDALAWVMGEQGAKSLRGGKMEDVIFAGTAGRAPLGRAEVTLTIDNADGALPIEYVEVSITRRMFRSGESEYEINGNKCRLLDVQELLSDSGIGREMHVIIGQGKLDSVLQAKPEDRRGFIEEAAGVLKHRKRKEKAVRKLEAMSANLTRLTDLTAELRRQLKPLGKQAEVARRAATVQADLRDARLRLLADDFISLRTTLEKEVADEAAIRERRTYVESELGEARQREGELDKVVADLAPALARAQETWYKLSSLAERFRGTAQLADERVRFLSSEPEETRSGRDPEQLEREAAAVREEEAELTALQETESERLEDAIEARREFESRLQQAEKALVAAVRSVADRREGLAKLTGQVNAARSRTSAKADEIERLSATIAQAVDRAQQAQSEFDTLQAQIEGLNEGELGLDERHEAASEEYQTAKARVDELKDALRAAEKSASEWKAREEALALGLRRKDGAAALLAAGERAPGLLGSVAALLTVEPGAEAALAAALGPIADAVAAATADDAITALKLLREEDAGQAGILIGSSGPPVDRNSWPPLPAGARWAVDAIRAPEHLQRALVRALDRVALVPDLAAARSLVAYHPAVRAVTAEGDQLGVDWAAGGSASAPSLIEVQAAVDEAEHHRKEYEEQASRLAAELEAATAASAAAKEQVETTLQALHESDARLNAVTEQLAQLGAAARSATGEAERLTAARRKAEEARDQDLEALNALEERLFAAEDTPVDDEPSTDERDELSAEVVLARQREMDARLAVRTAEERVRALHGRADSLERAAAAERAARERAERARAARIRGAQIAKAVSVAARKAAEKVAMSLEIASAERDAANDRRAAVDGELVNLRARTRELASELDKLTDAVHKDEMARAEQRMRIDALETKAAEDHGIEIETLLEEYGPEQLVPPSAAELAKAEADGKEPPEPKPYDRAVQEKRAAKAERDLQLLGKVNPLALEEFAALEERHTFLSTQLEDLKKTRKDLQTVIKDVDERILEVFTEAYNDVAAEFEVVFRTLFPGGEGRLILTDPDDMLLTGIEVEARPPGKKVKRLSLLSGGERSLTAVALLVAIFRARPSPFYVLDEVEAALDDTNLGRLLTLIEQLRDTSQLLIITHQKRTMEIADALYGVSMRGDGITQVISQRIREPEPVS; from the coding sequence GTGCACCTCAAGAGCCTTACCCTGAAGGGGTTCAAGTCCTTCGCGTCGGCGACGCACCTGAAGTTCGAGCCCGGCATCAACTGTGTCGTCGGGCCGAACGGCTCGGGGAAGTCCAACGTGGTGGACGCGCTCGCCTGGGTGATGGGGGAGCAGGGCGCCAAGTCGTTGCGCGGCGGCAAGATGGAGGACGTCATCTTCGCCGGCACGGCCGGCCGGGCGCCGCTCGGCCGCGCCGAGGTCACGTTGACGATCGACAACGCCGACGGCGCGCTGCCGATCGAGTACGTCGAGGTCTCGATCACCCGCCGGATGTTTCGCTCCGGCGAGAGCGAGTACGAGATCAACGGCAACAAGTGCCGGCTGCTGGACGTGCAGGAGCTGCTGTCCGACTCCGGCATCGGCCGCGAGATGCACGTCATCATCGGCCAGGGAAAGCTCGACTCGGTCCTGCAGGCCAAGCCGGAGGACCGCCGCGGCTTCATCGAAGAGGCCGCCGGCGTGCTCAAACACCGCAAGCGCAAGGAAAAAGCGGTCCGCAAGCTGGAGGCGATGAGCGCCAACCTGACCAGGTTGACCGACCTCACCGCCGAGCTGCGCCGCCAGCTCAAGCCACTCGGCAAGCAGGCCGAGGTGGCCCGCCGCGCCGCCACCGTGCAGGCCGACCTGCGCGACGCGCGGCTGCGACTGCTCGCCGACGACTTCATCAGCCTGCGTACGACGCTGGAGAAGGAGGTCGCCGACGAGGCGGCCATCCGGGAGCGGCGGACGTACGTGGAGAGCGAGCTCGGCGAGGCGCGGCAGCGCGAAGGCGAGCTGGACAAGGTGGTCGCCGACCTCGCGCCGGCGCTCGCTCGCGCGCAGGAGACCTGGTACAAGCTGTCGTCGCTGGCCGAGCGGTTCCGGGGCACCGCGCAGCTGGCCGACGAGCGCGTACGGTTTCTGTCCAGCGAGCCGGAGGAGACGCGCAGCGGCCGCGACCCGGAGCAGCTGGAACGCGAGGCCGCCGCCGTACGCGAGGAAGAAGCCGAGCTCACCGCACTGCAGGAGACCGAGAGCGAGCGTCTTGAGGACGCCATCGAGGCGCGCCGCGAGTTCGAGAGCCGGTTGCAGCAGGCGGAGAAAGCGCTGGTCGCGGCCGTACGGTCGGTGGCAGATCGGCGTGAGGGGCTGGCCAAGCTGACCGGCCAGGTCAACGCGGCGCGCAGCCGTACGTCCGCCAAGGCGGACGAGATCGAGCGGCTGTCGGCCACCATCGCGCAGGCGGTCGATCGCGCGCAGCAGGCGCAGAGCGAGTTCGACACGCTGCAGGCGCAGATCGAGGGCCTCAACGAGGGCGAGCTGGGCCTGGACGAGCGGCACGAGGCCGCCAGCGAGGAATACCAGACCGCCAAGGCACGTGTCGACGAGCTGAAAGACGCGTTGCGTGCGGCGGAAAAGTCGGCCAGCGAGTGGAAGGCGCGCGAGGAGGCGCTGGCGCTCGGCCTGCGCCGTAAGGACGGTGCCGCCGCGCTGCTGGCCGCCGGCGAGCGCGCGCCGGGACTGCTCGGCAGTGTCGCCGCGTTGCTGACCGTCGAGCCCGGCGCCGAGGCAGCGCTGGCCGCCGCGCTCGGTCCGATCGCCGACGCGGTCGCCGCGGCCACCGCCGACGACGCCATCACGGCTCTGAAGCTGCTGCGCGAGGAGGACGCCGGCCAGGCCGGCATCCTGATCGGCAGCTCCGGTCCGCCGGTCGACCGCAACAGCTGGCCGCCGCTGCCGGCCGGTGCGCGCTGGGCGGTCGACGCGATCCGCGCTCCTGAGCATCTGCAGCGTGCGCTCGTACGCGCGTTGGATCGCGTGGCGCTCGTGCCGGACCTGGCGGCGGCTCGCTCGCTGGTCGCGTATCACCCGGCCGTACGCGCCGTGACGGCAGAAGGCGACCAGCTCGGTGTCGACTGGGCCGCCGGCGGTTCGGCGTCCGCGCCGAGCCTGATCGAGGTGCAGGCGGCGGTCGACGAGGCCGAGCACCACCGCAAGGAATACGAGGAGCAGGCCAGCCGGCTGGCCGCCGAGCTGGAGGCGGCGACCGCCGCGTCGGCGGCGGCGAAGGAGCAGGTCGAGACCACCCTGCAGGCTCTGCACGAGTCCGACGCGCGGCTCAACGCGGTCACCGAGCAGCTGGCGCAGCTCGGCGCGGCGGCGCGGTCGGCGACCGGTGAGGCCGAGCGGCTGACGGCGGCTCGCCGCAAGGCCGAGGAGGCCCGCGACCAGGACCTGGAGGCGCTGAACGCGCTGGAGGAGCGGCTGTTCGCGGCCGAGGACACGCCGGTCGACGACGAGCCGTCGACCGACGAGCGGGACGAGCTGAGCGCCGAGGTCGTGCTGGCGCGCCAGCGTGAGATGGACGCGCGGCTGGCGGTGCGTACGGCCGAGGAACGCGTGCGTGCGCTGCACGGTCGCGCCGACTCGCTGGAACGAGCCGCCGCCGCTGAGCGCGCCGCGCGCGAACGTGCCGAGCGCGCGCGTGCCGCTCGTATCCGTGGCGCGCAGATCGCCAAGGCCGTGTCGGTCGCCGCGCGAAAGGCCGCCGAGAAGGTGGCGATGTCGCTGGAGATCGCCTCCGCCGAACGCGACGCCGCCAACGACCGGCGAGCAGCCGTCGACGGTGAGCTGGTCAACCTGCGCGCGCGTACGCGTGAGCTGGCCTCGGAGCTGGACAAACTGACCGACGCCGTACACAAGGACGAGATGGCGCGCGCCGAACAGCGCATGCGCATCGACGCGCTCGAGACCAAGGCCGCCGAGGACCACGGCATCGAGATCGAGACGCTGCTGGAGGAATACGGCCCCGAGCAGCTCGTACCACCATCGGCCGCCGAGCTCGCCAAGGCCGAGGCCGACGGCAAGGAGCCGCCGGAGCCGAAGCCGTACGACCGCGCCGTACAGGAGAAACGCGCCGCCAAGGCCGAGCGCGACCTGCAGCTGCTCGGCAAGGTCAACCCGCTGGCGCTGGAGGAGTTCGCCGCGCTGGAGGAGCGTCACACGTTCCTGTCGACACAGCTGGAGGACCTGAAGAAGACCCGCAAGGACCTGCAGACCGTCATCAAGGACGTGGACGAGCGGATCCTGGAGGTCTTCACCGAGGCGTACAACGACGTGGCGGCCGAGTTCGAGGTCGTCTTCCGTACGCTCTTCCCCGGCGGCGAGGGGCGGCTGATCCTCACCGATCCTGACGACATGCTGCTCACCGGCATCGAGGTCGAGGCGCGGCCGCCGGGCAAGAAGGTCAAGCGGCTGTCCCTGCTGTCCGGCGGCGAGCGTTCGCTGACCGCGGTGGCCCTGCTGGTCGCGATCTTCCGCGCGCGGCCTTCGCCGTTCTACGTGCTGGACGAGGTCGAGGCGGCTTTGGACGACACGAACCTCGGTCGGCTGTTGACACTGATCGAGCAACTGCGTGACACGTCGCAGCTGCTGATCATCACGCACCAAAAGCGGACGATGGAGATCGCTGACGCGCTCTACGGCGTATCGATGCGCGGCGACGGCATCACGCAGGTCATCAGCCAGCGCATCCGCGAGCCGGAGCCTGTTTCGTAG
- a CDS encoding acylphosphatase, with amino-acid sequence MAEQEVVRLTAWVRGHVQGVGFRWWTRARALELGLRGYASNLRDGRVEVVAEGDKTDCERLLVALNSGRTPGRVDAVVERWSPARGMAVGFVER; translated from the coding sequence GTGGCGGAGCAGGAGGTCGTACGGCTGACCGCGTGGGTGCGCGGTCACGTGCAGGGCGTCGGTTTTCGTTGGTGGACGCGTGCTCGCGCGTTGGAACTCGGCCTGCGGGGTTACGCGTCAAACCTTCGGGACGGCCGCGTCGAGGTGGTCGCCGAAGGGGATAAAACGGACTGTGAGCGGCTGTTGGTGGCGCTCAACAGCGGCCGTACGCCGGGCCGGGTCGACGCGGTGGTGGAGCGCTGGTCACCGGCCCGGGGGATGGCGGTAGGATTTGTGGAGCGCTGA
- a CDS encoding SRPBCC family protein, with protein sequence MPSTPPTASAAVTVSASPQAVYDLVSDVTRTGEYSAECVSCEWLDGGTAAVGARFRGRNRRGRRGWSTVSRVTDAEPGKRFAFEVITMGTPVARWQFDLVATGDGCTVTESTWDRRPAWLRYASIPVTGVRDRTAENTRNISRTLDRLKSVVES encoded by the coding sequence ATGCCTTCCACCCCACCCACCGCTAGCGCCGCCGTCACCGTCAGCGCCTCCCCGCAGGCGGTGTACGACCTGGTCAGCGACGTGACGCGGACCGGTGAGTATTCGGCCGAATGTGTCAGCTGCGAGTGGCTGGACGGCGGCACCGCGGCCGTGGGCGCGCGGTTTCGCGGTCGTAACAGGCGCGGCCGGCGTGGCTGGTCGACGGTCAGCCGGGTGACCGACGCCGAGCCGGGGAAGCGGTTCGCGTTCGAGGTGATCACCATGGGCACGCCGGTGGCGCGCTGGCAGTTCGACCTGGTCGCGACCGGCGACGGCTGCACGGTCACCGAGAGCACCTGGGACCGCCGGCCGGCGTGGCTGCGATACGCGAGCATCCCGGTCACCGGCGTCCGCGACCGTACGGCCGAGAACACGCGCAACATCAGCCGCACCCTCGACCGCCTCAAGTCGGTCGTCGAGTCGTGA
- a CDS encoding bile acid:sodium symporter family protein, with product MPTEATASALVKRLSRLVDPFILAILATVGVAAVLPATGLAATIASHATTIVIGLLFFLYGARLSTATAWEGLKHWRLHSVVLASTFVLFPLLGMAAQVLVPGVLSPQLYAGVLFLCVLPSTVQSSIAFTSIAGGNVAAAITSASLSNLVGVVVSPLLVGIFLSASGGFSASSIPDIALQLLVPFVIGQLSRRWTADFVQKHNKILMLVDRGSILLVVYTAFSAGVAAHIWQRLSGWQLGALLAVDVVLLALVLAITNFSAKLLKFSREDRITIVFCGSKKSLATGLPMANVLFAAHGVGLIVLPLMLFHQIQLMACAVLARRYAAWAGSSDEAAGQEQTDAFHPTHR from the coding sequence ATGCCAACCGAGGCCACGGCGAGCGCGCTGGTGAAACGGCTTTCCCGGCTGGTCGACCCGTTCATTCTGGCGATCCTGGCGACCGTCGGCGTGGCCGCCGTGCTGCCGGCGACCGGCCTGGCCGCCACGATCGCCAGCCACGCGACGACCATCGTGATTGGACTGTTGTTTTTCCTTTACGGCGCACGGTTGTCGACCGCGACCGCGTGGGAAGGCCTGAAACACTGGCGGCTGCACTCGGTCGTACTCGCCTCCACGTTCGTGCTTTTCCCGTTGCTCGGCATGGCCGCGCAGGTGTTGGTGCCCGGGGTGCTCAGCCCGCAGCTGTACGCCGGCGTTCTTTTCCTGTGTGTGCTGCCATCCACCGTGCAGTCGTCGATCGCGTTCACCTCGATCGCCGGTGGCAATGTGGCCGCGGCGATCACCAGCGCGTCACTGTCCAATCTGGTCGGTGTGGTCGTTTCTCCGCTGTTGGTCGGGATTTTCCTTTCCGCGAGCGGCGGATTCAGCGCGTCGTCCATTCCGGACATCGCTCTGCAGCTGCTCGTACCGTTCGTCATCGGTCAGCTGTCCCGTCGCTGGACCGCGGACTTTGTCCAGAAGCACAACAAAATCCTGATGCTGGTCGACCGTGGCTCGATCCTGCTGGTGGTCTACACGGCGTTCAGCGCCGGGGTCGCGGCGCACATCTGGCAGCGGTTGTCCGGCTGGCAGCTCGGCGCGCTGCTGGCCGTGGACGTTGTGCTGCTGGCGCTCGTACTCGCGATCACCAACTTCTCCGCGAAACTGCTGAAGTTTTCACGCGAGGACCGGATCACGATCGTGTTCTGTGGCTCGAAGAAGAGCCTGGCGACCGGTCTGCCGATGGCCAATGTGCTGTTCGCCGCGCACGGTGTCGGCCTGATCGTGCTGCCGCTGATGCTCTTCCACCAGATCCAGCTGATGGCCTGCGCGGTGCTCGCGCGTCGGTACGCTGCGTGGGCTGGGTCCTCCGACGAGGCCGCCGGACAGGAGCAGACCGATGCCTTCCACCCCACCCACCGCTAG
- the mutM gene encoding bifunctional DNA-formamidopyrimidine glycosylase/DNA-(apurinic or apyrimidinic site) lyase, producing the protein MPELPEVETVRAGLQQWVAGRTVDAVQVLHQRAVRREVGGAAGFADRVAGRKVLSARRRGKYLWMPLDSGEAIVGHLGMSGQLLVQPPDAPDETHLRIRWTFTDGGRELRFVDQRTFGGMFVDTLVPYDLYPDTDVPATLQHIAPDPLEELFSESLFIAGIRARRTGLKRALLDQSLISGVGNIYADEALWRAKMHYARPTETMTAPAIRSIVVHVRDVMEAALREGGTSFDSLYVDINGSSGYFDRSLNAYGQEGLPCPRCGTAIRRDPFMNRSSYTCPKCQPRPRRARW; encoded by the coding sequence GTGCCAGAGTTGCCCGAGGTCGAGACCGTACGCGCCGGGTTGCAGCAGTGGGTCGCCGGCCGGACGGTCGACGCCGTGCAGGTGCTGCACCAGCGGGCCGTACGCCGTGAGGTCGGTGGCGCCGCCGGCTTCGCCGACCGTGTCGCCGGTCGCAAGGTGCTATCCGCGCGGCGACGCGGGAAATACCTGTGGATGCCACTGGACTCCGGTGAGGCGATCGTCGGCCATCTCGGCATGAGCGGCCAGCTGCTCGTGCAGCCGCCGGACGCGCCGGACGAGACGCACCTGCGGATCCGCTGGACGTTCACCGACGGCGGCCGCGAGCTGCGGTTCGTCGACCAGCGGACGTTCGGCGGCATGTTCGTCGACACTCTCGTGCCGTACGACCTGTATCCGGACACCGACGTGCCGGCGACACTGCAGCACATCGCACCGGACCCGCTCGAAGAGCTGTTCTCCGAGTCGCTTTTCATCGCCGGCATTCGCGCCCGCCGCACTGGACTCAAGCGTGCGCTGCTCGACCAGTCGCTGATCTCCGGCGTCGGCAACATCTACGCCGACGAGGCGTTGTGGCGCGCCAAAATGCATTACGCGCGGCCGACCGAGACGATGACGGCGCCGGCGATCCGCTCGATCGTCGTCCATGTCCGCGATGTCATGGAGGCAGCGCTGCGGGAAGGCGGCACCAGCTTCGACAGCCTGTACGTCGACATCAACGGAAGCAGCGGCTATTTCGACCGGTCGCTCAACGCGTACGGCCAGGAAGGCCTGCCGTGTCCGCGTTGTGGCACCGCGATCCGCCGCGATCCGTTCATGAACAGGTCGAGCTACACGTGCCCGAAATGCCAACCGAGGCCACGGCGAGCGCGCTGGTGA
- the rnc gene encoding ribonuclease III → MPVAQGSDAPLAGKRAAQTYQRPPTSDLTDAVGVPVGEQLLIRALTHRSYAYEHGGLPTNERLEFLGDSVLGVVVTTRLYRDYPDLPEGQLAKLRASVVNMRALAAVARRLGPGGLGAHVYLGKGEEATGGRDKSSILADTLEAVIGAVYEQYGMPTAFEVVERLFGQVISDAAERGAGLDWKTSLQELTADSSLGVPEYKVTATGPDHDKTFTAVAVVSGEDVGSGTGHSKKEAEQEAAEAAWRLLRSRQPDAASVPAIADGSATTS, encoded by the coding sequence ATGCCGGTAGCCCAGGGATCAGATGCCCCGTTAGCCGGAAAGCGCGCCGCGCAGACCTACCAGCGTCCGCCGACCAGTGACCTGACCGACGCGGTCGGGGTGCCGGTCGGCGAGCAGCTGTTGATACGCGCGCTCACCCATCGCTCGTACGCGTACGAGCACGGTGGCCTGCCGACCAACGAACGGCTGGAGTTTCTCGGCGACTCGGTGCTCGGCGTGGTGGTGACCACCCGCCTCTACCGTGACTACCCCGACCTGCCGGAGGGCCAGCTGGCGAAGCTGCGCGCCTCGGTGGTGAACATGCGCGCCTTGGCCGCCGTTGCCCGCAGGCTCGGGCCGGGCGGCCTGGGTGCGCATGTCTACCTCGGCAAGGGCGAGGAGGCCACCGGGGGCAGGGACAAGTCCAGCATCCTCGCCGACACGCTCGAAGCCGTCATCGGCGCGGTCTACGAGCAGTACGGCATGCCGACCGCCTTCGAGGTGGTCGAGCGGCTGTTCGGCCAGGTCATCTCGGACGCCGCCGAGCGCGGCGCCGGCCTGGACTGGAAGACCAGCCTGCAGGAGCTGACCGCGGACAGCTCGCTCGGCGTGCCGGAATACAAGGTGACCGCCACCGGGCCCGACCACGACAAGACGTTCACCGCGGTCGCCGTGGTGAGCGGCGAGGACGTCGGCAGCGGCACCGGCCACAGCAAGAAGGAGGCCGAGCAGGAGGCCGCCGAAGCCGCCTGGCGGCTGCTGCGCTCCCGCCAGCCGGACGCGGCCTCGGTGCCGGCCATCGCCGACGGCTCCGCCACCACCTCGTAG
- the rpmF gene encoding 50S ribosomal protein L32 — protein MAVPKRRMSRSNTRSRRSQWKTTAVATQPCPQCRSPKLPHTACSVCGRYNGRQVIAV, from the coding sequence GTGGCCGTCCCGAAGCGCCGGATGTCGCGCAGCAACACCCGTTCGCGTCGATCGCAGTGGAAGACCACGGCCGTCGCGACCCAGCCGTGCCCGCAGTGCCGTTCCCCCAAGCTGCCGCACACCGCGTGCAGCGTCTGCGGTCGCTACAACGGCCGCCAGGTCATCGCGGTCTGA
- a CDS encoding YceD family protein produces the protein MPENRTGHGRTGVDHRSPFVVGVRQFDRQPGEMRETQLRVPAPADLGLDMIRVPEGSELDLDLRLEAVSEGVYASGTVTAQVVGECGRCLEPIDTELVVDLQELYVFDTSTTAETTDEEEVARLHDDTLDLEEPVRTAIVLALPANPVCRPDCAGLCPDCGGRLDDLPAGHAHQQADPRWQALQTLAEPTVGSEDQGRDARPHRQKEN, from the coding sequence ATGCCCGAGAACAGGACTGGCCACGGCCGGACCGGCGTCGACCACCGGTCGCCGTTCGTCGTCGGCGTGCGCCAGTTCGACCGCCAGCCGGGCGAGATGCGTGAGACGCAGCTGCGGGTGCCGGCGCCGGCCGACCTCGGCCTGGACATGATCCGCGTGCCGGAGGGGTCCGAGCTCGATCTCGACCTGCGGCTGGAGGCGGTCAGCGAGGGCGTGTACGCCTCCGGCACGGTGACCGCGCAGGTGGTCGGCGAGTGCGGCCGCTGCCTGGAGCCGATCGACACCGAGTTGGTCGTCGACCTGCAGGAGCTGTACGTCTTCGACACCAGCACCACGGCCGAGACCACCGACGAGGAGGAGGTCGCTCGGCTGCACGACGACACGCTCGACCTCGAGGAGCCGGTGCGTACGGCCATCGTGCTGGCGCTGCCGGCCAACCCGGTCTGCCGGCCCGACTGCGCCGGCCTGTGCCCGGACTGCGGCGGCCGGCTGGACGACCTGCCGGCCGGTCACGCCCACCAGCAGGCCGACCCGAGGTGGCAGGCGTTGCAGACGCTGGCCGAGCCAACCGTAGGATCAGAAGACCAGGGTCGCGACGCGCGGCCGCATCGCCAGAAGGAGAACTGA
- the coaD gene encoding pantetheine-phosphate adenylyltransferase, which yields MRRAVCPGSFDPVTNGHLDIIGRASRLYDEVVVAVLMNASKQGLFPVEERIELLREVTSSYGNVVVDSFRGLLVDYCRAKDIPVVVKGLRAVSDFDYELQMAQMNHELAGVETLFMPTNPVHSFLSSSLVKDVARWGGDVSEHVPDAVRKRLVEQFGQSG from the coding sequence GTGCGGCGTGCGGTGTGTCCCGGTTCGTTCGACCCGGTCACCAACGGTCACCTCGACATCATCGGCCGGGCCAGCCGGCTCTACGACGAGGTCGTGGTCGCGGTGCTGATGAACGCGAGCAAGCAGGGCCTGTTCCCGGTCGAGGAACGGATCGAGCTGCTGCGTGAGGTCACCTCGTCCTATGGCAACGTGGTCGTCGACTCGTTCCGTGGCCTGCTGGTCGACTACTGCCGGGCCAAGGACATCCCGGTGGTGGTGAAGGGCCTGCGCGCGGTCAGCGACTTCGACTACGAGCTGCAGATGGCGCAGATGAACCACGAGCTGGCCGGTGTCGAGACGCTGTTCATGCCGACCAACCCGGTGCACTCTTTCTTGTCCTCCAGCCTGGTCAAGGACGTGGCACGCTGGGGTGGCGACGTGTCCGAGCACGTGCCGGACGCGGTGCGCAAGCGGCTCGTCGAGCAGTTCGGACAGTCCGGCTGA
- the rsmD gene encoding 16S rRNA (guanine(966)-N(2))-methyltransferase RsmD, with translation MTRIVAGVAGGRRLQVPPGRNTRPTADRTREALFSTLNSLVDLADCSFLDLYAGSGAIGLEAASRGALAVTLVENARPALVTLRQNAASLGLEVTIEATAVERLAASHAPRAYDVVFADPPYALPADDLRKVLTDLRENGWLRQNATIVVERSSRDEPWMWPDPLVAVRQRAYGECTLWYGQAVPG, from the coding sequence GTGACAAGAATCGTGGCCGGTGTGGCCGGTGGCCGCCGGCTACAAGTGCCACCTGGCCGTAACACCAGACCGACCGCCGACCGCACGCGCGAAGCCCTCTTCTCGACCCTCAACTCGTTGGTCGACCTGGCCGACTGCAGCTTCCTCGACCTCTACGCCGGCTCCGGAGCGATCGGCCTGGAGGCGGCCTCGCGCGGCGCGCTCGCGGTCACGCTGGTCGAGAACGCGAGACCGGCGTTGGTCACGCTGCGTCAGAACGCCGCCAGCCTCGGCCTCGAAGTCACCATCGAGGCGACCGCCGTCGAGCGGCTGGCGGCGAGCCATGCGCCGCGCGCGTACGACGTCGTCTTCGCCGACCCGCCGTACGCGCTGCCGGCCGACGATCTGCGCAAGGTGCTCACTGACCTGCGGGAAAACGGCTGGCTGCGGCAAAACGCGACAATCGTGGTGGAACGCTCCTCGCGGGACGAGCCGTGGATGTGGCCTGATCCACTCGTCGCGGTGCGCCAGCGTGCGTACGGAGAGTGCACCCTTTGGTACGGTCAGGCCGTCCCAGGTTAG
- a CDS encoding aminopeptidase C, translating to MERTLRTEHLELFDKDFAARPAYRLMQNAVTQTAVADIALDRRVVTGIDGSVSHLLDDWKVTNQGKSGRCWMFAGLNLLRVGAAAKLGVKDFEFSQAYVQWWDKLERANYFLEAIIETADRDVDDRTVAHLLSSPIDDGGQWHMFAALVRKYGLVPKVAMPETDSAAATGAMNGILRKVLREGARALRALPDEPARRERKEEILKVVHRVLSIHLGTPPRTFLWQWKDDDKVFHRDGWLTPAEFADTYVQLPLDDYVCLVHDPRPSSPAGRLFTVQYLGNIVEAPPVVYVNTEIDVLRKLAMDSLVGGEPVWFGCDVGQQMSTELGMWDVRLYDYESVYDTDFGLGKADRLLHHESQMTHAMLFTGVDVVDGAPRRWRVENSWGEDKGNDGFWTMNDSWFGEYVFVIAARRSALPANLTAALDTDPIVLPAWDPMGALAR from the coding sequence ATGGAGCGCACTCTGCGGACCGAACACCTCGAACTCTTCGACAAGGATTTCGCGGCCAGGCCGGCCTACCGGCTGATGCAGAACGCGGTGACCCAGACCGCGGTCGCCGACATCGCCCTGGACCGGCGGGTGGTGACCGGCATCGACGGCTCGGTGTCGCACCTGCTGGACGACTGGAAGGTCACCAACCAGGGAAAGTCCGGCCGTTGCTGGATGTTCGCCGGCCTCAACCTGCTGCGGGTCGGCGCGGCCGCCAAGCTCGGGGTGAAGGACTTCGAGTTCTCCCAGGCGTACGTCCAGTGGTGGGACAAGCTGGAGCGCGCCAACTACTTCCTTGAGGCGATCATCGAGACGGCCGACCGCGACGTCGACGACCGTACGGTGGCGCACCTGCTGTCGTCGCCGATCGACGACGGCGGCCAGTGGCACATGTTCGCCGCGCTGGTCCGCAAATATGGCTTGGTGCCCAAGGTCGCCATGCCGGAGACCGACAGCGCCGCGGCGACCGGCGCGATGAACGGCATCCTGCGCAAGGTGTTGCGCGAAGGTGCCCGCGCGCTGCGCGCGCTGCCGGACGAGCCGGCGCGGCGCGAGCGCAAGGAAGAGATCCTCAAGGTCGTACACCGCGTCCTGAGCATTCACCTCGGCACGCCGCCGCGGACGTTTCTGTGGCAGTGGAAGGACGACGACAAGGTCTTCCACCGCGACGGCTGGCTGACGCCGGCGGAGTTCGCCGACACGTACGTCCAACTGCCGCTGGACGACTATGTCTGCCTGGTGCACGACCCGCGACCGTCCAGTCCCGCCGGGCGGCTGTTTACCGTGCAATACCTTGGAAACATCGTCGAGGCTCCGCCGGTCGTGTATGTGAATACCGAGATCGACGTGCTGCGCAAGCTCGCGATGGACAGCCTCGTGGGCGGCGAGCCAGTCTGGTTCGGTTGCGATGTCGGTCAGCAGATGAGCACCGAGCTCGGCATGTGGGACGTGCGGCTTTACGATTACGAATCCGTCTATGATACGGATTTCGGCCTCGGCAAAGCCGATCGGCTGCTGCACCACGAAAGCCAGATGACCCACGCGATGCTGTTCACCGGCGTCGACGTGGTCGACGGCGCGCCGCGGCGGTGGCGGGTCGAGAACAGCTGGGGCGAGGACAAGGGCAACGACGGCTTCTGGACCATGAACGACTCCTGGTTCGGCGAATACGTCTTCGTCATCGCCGCCCGCCGCTCGGCCCTGCCCGCCAACCTGACCGCCGCCCTCGACACCGACCCGATCGTCCTGCCAGCCTGGGACCCGATGGGCGCTCTCGCTCGGTAA